CTTAAATTTAATTCCTTCTTTTGAGTTTCTACCATCCTTCTcccccccaacaaaaaaaaaaaaaaggtgagaaaaCCCATGCTGCAGCTTAAACTATATGTTCAAGTACAGAGTCTGCTGTGGGGATGTTGCTTTAGATACCACATTATGTGGGAGTGGCAAAAGATGGGTTGTAGGGGTACTTTTTAATATTACACAAAGGAGCTGGAAGTCCCTTATGATTAGGAAACTAAAATGGGATGCCTAATTCTTTGTTAAGTACAGAATGAAGGAGAAAGCATCAAAACACATCTCAGATGAAGTTAGTTCCAAGTAAAAGTGAGACTGAAAAATTGCTTTAGCAGGAGGGATAAGAATTATTTTCTAAGTAAAAGGAGCTCaagtttcttgttctttttgctacTAATTCCTATgttgcttctcttgtatactccctgtgaaCATCGGGGTGCCTTacgtttttaatgatatttcgtttatttatcaaaaaattgttGACATGGTAGATCTGTATGGACAGGCTATATAGTTGGGATATTTCACAAGATTTGGTTTTGGGAAATCATTGCACTTAAATTGGTGTCTAGTAAGGGTAGCAATTTGTGATCCTGGTTTTTGGAGAAATTTGAGGGGTTTGGTGTTCGTTTAGTTGCTCTTAATGACCTCATTGTCAAACCTCGTAAACTCTATGTCTAATTTTATTGATATATAAGTGTTGAGAATTTCCATTTTAGCTGCCCTGGTGGCCTTGGGGAACAATGGGTATGAGGGTGTGGTATATCTGCTCTGTGTTGTTTGTTGATCTAGTTTTCACTTGGCTTTAATGGATTCAAATAGTCAGAGGTTTCAAgcttctttccttcttttttttttttttggggctttAGGCCCACAGTTATTTTAGTCTCttatttgtttgaagaaaatttcagtATATTATAACTAATCATAAGTTTAAACTTGCAGGTTCCTAATGAGCAAAAGTTGCCGTCGCTCTATCTTTTAGACAGTATCGTAAAGAATATTGGTGGGGATTACATAAAATACTTTGCTGCTAGACTACATGAGGttagatatttatttttgtgtaacCTCTCTCAATGGAGGTCTTTCTGGTTTAAAACATGAGTGTTTAGGTATTATGCTTATCATAATGAATGCTTTTTGTGTACTATGTTTACTAATGTATTTAGGCACttgtgaaaaaagaaacaaagaatttttgacaatttttatgttgtgaaatTTCAGTGCTGGACTTTATCAATGTGAATTGTATATTTACAGGAAAAGAGTTATAGCTGTCCTTGCTTTTTTAATGCATTCATCCATTAATTATGGCCCGCCTCCCATCCAATAATAAACAGTTTTGTCTTTCAGATGCAAGATTTTATGCTTGATCTTTtagtatttattacttggtagTTGCCGATTGTTTTATGCACTTCTAGGTTTTCTGCAAGGCATATAGGCAAGTAGACCCTTCTGTTCATTCAAGTATGCGGCATCTTTTTGGAACTTGGAAAGGAGTCTTCCCTCTTCAGGCACTTCAGATGATTGAGAAAGAACTTGGCTTCACTCCCATCATCAATGGTTCATCTTCGGCAGCTACAACAACAGCTAAACCAGATTCTCAGTCTCAACGCCCACCGCATAGCATTCATGTTAATCCTAAGTATTTAGAAAGGCAGCAGCGCCTTCAGCAGTCCAGCAAGGTATGTGCAATCATGTtttaagtttaaacttttgagttgATTATTGTAATGCTTCCAAGATTTTCCTATGCATGGATTTAGTCACTGTAACGCAATGTTCAATTGTTGAGGGGAAGGTGTTAAAGGACCTATATATCTAGCCTTCACCTGCTGTATTGATGTTATGCTAGATATTGTTTATTTTGAGTATTGCCTGCTGCATCTGAAATTTAAGGGTCACATTTTGATGTTATAAGGTTTTTTGGTTGTTGTAATTTCAGCGTCCGATTAGAGAGGCACCTAGTGAATCTGTTCATGAGAAGAATATTGGTTCTCCATATGGAGACTATGAATATGGTTCTGATCTTTCAAGGAATTCAGGCTCGGGAGCTGGAAGAACTGGTGGGAGAATTGAGCAAGGACATGACAAACCTTCGTATGGAACTGGAGGCAGTGTTGCAGAGACAATATCTAGCCAAAAGAATGGTTTCAATATCAAACATGGATTTCCAAATTACCGAGCACCCAAACCTGCATATGCTGATGCACATCTAAAGCCAACACAGAGTATTGCAAATAGGAGTGGCAGTGCGATGTCTAGTAGCTGGAAGAATTCTGAGGAAGAGGAGTTCATGTGGGATGATATGAACTCCAGATTAACGGATCAGCATGCATCCAATGTCTCTAATGACTCAAGCAAAGATCATTGGACTACTGATGATTCAGAAAAGTTGGTGAGTTAGGAAGATTGGGACTttgaaaaatgagttttgattcAGCTTATTGATGCTTTTATTTGAGAAGTGATCTCAGGTcaaaaggaaaccaaaaaaaaaaaaagaagggaaaaagtaaaaacttaaaagcaaTAATTTACTCTTATTAGTTGGATGCAAATATTTTATTTGCAGTTTCTTTGCAAAGAATTCCTTCTTTGAATCCTTTTATAGTATCAGCTTGCTAGCAGaaccctttattttattattatttttttttttcagattaatACCCCTTAACAGCACTTGTGTGTAGAGTATTTTCTGTTGAGGGTACAATCTGttacttcattttatttttattttttaaaacattatctgCCACTTGGCTATTATTTGATTGCATGCACTATAATTTTGATGCTTGGGTTTTCACTTAAAATATTAAGTGGAACTCGTATTGACTTctatgtttgtttttattttttctcaaataccTTGGATGTCGAGGACGACAACTTTATCTGGGGTCAACTGACCATAGGTGAATGACCTGTTCCATGTGCAAACTGCATCTTTAGTGAAGGCTGGTGCATCATTTGCTTATTTATGTGTGGGCAACTCTGTGGATTCTTGAGTATTTTAATACTTTTGCTCAAGTTATTACTTTTGTTGTATATAACCACGGCACACCGTTTAGCCTTGTTAAAAACATATTTCAAATGCCATGATCCAAGTTTAtaagttacttatcaaaaaaaaaaatgatccaaGTTTATAAGTTGctgtttgaaagaaatttttttttaaggaaaaagtttCAATAGAAGTATGTGCCATGATTTGAATCTTTTGATTTCTGTTTGAAGCCATGGGTCATAACTGAAAAAGGGGCAGGAACTTTCAGAAACCATATCTAATGTCTACGTGATTGGACCCCTCATCTTGGAGTGAGGATATAATGTAATGGGAATCTGACCTTATATTTGTTAACCTTCTTTTGTCTTCCGCCCTCAAGGATTTGTACAAGTACTTCACAGCCATAGTCATATCACCAATTAGGGCTGACCCAAGTCCCTGTCTAGCTATCTTGGCAGAGGAAGAAAGATCTGTCAGTTATAAAATTTTGACATATGTTGTTCTCTACAAAGATGCCAAACTTGGAACCATCTATGACGTGAGTTATGACTAATAATTTGCCATGTGCAGGGGTTCGAATACCACCTTCGAAAACCACATAGTTTAGCTGATGTTGGGTCAAAGGTCAATAAGGAAGCTTCCGGCAATTTGCTATACAACGACCAGAAAGAGTTAACTCCTTTTGGGCACCGGATGTCATCATCTTGGCCATTGCAAGAATCACATTCCATTGATGGGGTGATCCGTAATTCAAGCCATTCAGAAGCCTATGCCACCACTCTCAGTGGGTCATCGGCAAGTGTAGCTTCTTCACTATCAAGGATGGGAGGTCGACTGCCGATGCGGCCATCACATACTGGAGCATCAGGTTTGGGGGGTGTAACAACTGCTGTATCGGGGTCCTCTGGATCTGTAGGGCAGCAACGGTTTCAGTCTCTGGGAGCAGCATCACCATCTGCACAGTCACCCATGCGCCAGTATCCTTCGTCACCTTCGTTAACAGTGCAACCTTCCCATCATCAATCACAAAGTTTGACTGAGCAGGACCATCCACAGACTCAGTCACTGCCTCGGCCTGATTTAAAGTCTTCACAATTTTTGGGGCAGTTGAATGTAGGGCCCCTCAACCAATATACTCAGGAATCCTCACCTCTCGAGCCTCCTATCATTCAGCTGGGACTCTTGCAAAAGTTACAGCCTCGGGGTGTACGAGCTTCATCTCCTTCAGTgccttcttttcagccaaggCACCATGATCTGCCACAAACTGACTCTGCACAGGCTCAACCATCTGGTGAGATTCTAAAGTCTATCCTGCCTCCTGTCTCAAATTTTGTAACTCCCTCAACAATGGGGAATTCTGCATCAGACCATTCAGATACTCTTCCTGCAGAATCTTCAGGACAATCAAGTACATCTAGTTTGTTGGCTGCTGTTATGAAGAGTGGAATTTTATCTAACAATTCAATTACAGCTAGCCTACCTAATCTGAGTGTCCAGGGCATGGGGCAAGTTCCATCACAGTCAGGTATTCAGCCTCCCCTGCCAAGTGGGCCTCCGCCGACGCAGTTTACATCCTCAGGGCCCAGTATTGTGTCTACAACTTCATTAAGTTCTTCCCATAATAACTCACCAGCTCCGGCAAATCTATCTCAAGGAAAGGTAGAACCACCTCTGCCACCTGGTCCACCACCTTCATCTCTTGCAGGTAGTGCATCCACACAAACCTCAAGTGCCATGAAGGATGCCTCAAATCCAATTTCAAACCTTTTGAGCTCATTAGTTGCAAAGGGTTTGATATCAGCATCAAAGACTGAGCCACCAACTCCTGTGCCAACTCATACCCCGAATAAATCGCAAAACAAGAGCCTGGGCATTACTACCACTAGCTCTGTATCAGTTTCTTCGGTACCCGATTACTCAGACACCCCTGTTTCAATTACTAGGGATGAGGTATCTTTTCCAGTACCTTCCAATGAAAGCTCTGTTGCGTTACCTCAATCTGCCGCAGTGGAAATAGAAAACCTCATAGGTTTCAAGTTTAAGCCAGATGTCATCCGAGAATTTCATCCATCTGTGATCAGCGCACTATTTGATGACCTTCCACATCAGTGCAGTGTTTGTGGTCTTCGACTTCAGCTTCAAGAGCATCTTGATAGACACTTGGAGTGGCATGCTCTTAGAAAACCTGAACCTATTGGTTTAATTAGTGGATCAAGGAGATGGTATGCAAACTCAAGTGACTGGGTTGCTGGGAAGCCAGGACTTACATCTGGGGTTGTGTCTGCTGGTGTGGCTGACGAGTCTAGTAAGACAATGGTCAAGAGTGAGCCGATGGTTCCTGCAGATGAGAGTCAATGTGCATGTATTTTGTGTGGGgaggtttttgaagatttttacAGTCAAGAAAGGGGTGAGTGGATGTTCAAAGGGGCAGCCTACGTGACTATCCCATCTAGGGATGATGAGATAGGAACTTCAAATGACAGTGCTGCCAAGGGTCCTGTTGTGCATGCAAATTGTATGTCAGAAAGTTCAATTCATGACTTGGGACTGGCTAGAGGTATCAAAATGGTAAGGCTCAGTGTTCAATAAGGATGGACTGAAAGGATGTCATCAAGTATAACATCCAAGATATCATGTGCTGACATTGTGAAGGATCAGACCCATTGTTGTctcccttttattttgtttctaattGGTCGAAGGATGTGACGGATTGATAGTTTGATCTTTTCACTTCAGACCAGTGCAAATGGTGGGCCTGATCCTCTTTATGTAAAATGGTCAAAATATCTTGTTGGTTCTCTCAGTCACTCCATTTTGTGCTTCCCATGACTACTGTTTGAACTTTCCAATGAAtggttcattctgatgtttgatTGATTGTAGTTCTCATCTTTTGACAGGAAAAGGATGTATAAACACTTTGAGGCGTTAGAGACTCTCTAAGGCAGATTCTATTTGTAGAGAAGCTGACAGTGGGAATCCTGGTGTAATATACATAGCTTAAACATGCATGATCCTTGCATGGTAATTTTGTTGTGCCTCAAAATGGTGCTGAGTGCTGATGAATTGTTGTTCCtgctctcatttttttttttgtcatttctttttgatttaattcatagtttgaaagaaatagaTATAATTGCCAGATAGTGCATTGCACCTGAACTTTCTTCACTAACGTGGTTGATGTgttattcctttatttttctgtaTCTGATTTTGCTCAAGCGGGTGGCTCTTCACTTGATACCAGCATCTGATGGTAGCAACACAAGGAAATCATTTCGACCCATGTCCATTCAATTTCATTAATGGGAGAAGGTCTCTGTATCATTTAAATAGTAATGAAACTtgtctcttttccttttcttttcaggTGTGATTTTGAGCTTTGTTTCTTGAATTATATTGTTTCTTATCTCATGGGAAAATAATGGATTATGTTGTTATTTCGGCaagtaaaatagatattatgttatttttcatattCGATTTTGAGCGCAAACTTCTTAATTGGCATCTTAAATGGGTGTTCGGTTACTCTTTACTTTCTTATCTCTTGGATGTTGGTCTTtgcattttcccttttttggttCTTAGGTTGAAGGAATTCCttacaaaagaaggaaaaacttgaaaaattcAATGCCTGTGTTATCATTTCCTTATAGATGTAAATTCTAGGTATGCATGATCCTCCTCTGAGGTTTTTTCAAGGTTTTTTTGTCGATAAAGTAGCTGGCCAATCAAACATGTAAGTTACTATGTACATTAAGGAATATCTATTTGCATCCTTGGATTTCCAGAATGTTTGGTCACTCTGCTATTTGTTTCTTCCCGAGTTACAGATGAGGATCCATGTTATTGGCTACAcgaatttttgtaaaattttctgAAGTCTTGAGAGTGGAAGTTGTAGGGTCAACTTATCCCATGCAATTCAGGATCTAAGAGAGACCCATATGTCTTAAACAGGTGGGGCCGTGCAGGTGTGTCCTGCAATTTCCCTCTTTTAAGCTGCTCAAGTTTCAGAAATTGGGGTGCTTAATAACAAGGAATATTAACCCATTTCAAACACATCCTGCGGTTGGAAAAGAGGGTGTTTTCTTGTTTAGTTTCACTTACCCAATGAACTCTTGGCTAGTGTCCAGTGTTGAAGTCTTTTGGGCAGACTTGATGACGTGTTTACCACACCGATGAAAGTGCTGGGAAAAACTCCCATCAGATTGACTGCAGAAGCTATTAGGTTTGTTTGAAGATCAATTGATGGGTCCCACATTTAAATCTGTTAACTTAATGAAATCCTTATCAATCTGTTTTAGTAGACCTTTAAATCTACTAATCTATTTCTATCGAGTGCTGCTATGCGGCAGCCAAAAGGCTGCCTAGTGTCAGacatgtattaaaaaataataattttaaaatattggcTATGGCAGACGCTGGGATGACCCTAAGCTACCGTAAATCTCTACTCATTTCTATCTCCTATAGTATAATCCGAAGAAGTTACGGGTTGTTTGCCATTGATGCCACTTTTAATATACCAATGTGAAGCGGAGagaattttaaatgacatggaCATGAtgtcatttcatttaaaattttaagtaatATGACATCATATTCTAAACCATAGAATTGAGAGAATCCATGTTTGGTGAGGCTTCAGTTCAGTGACAAAGTTGGGGTGGCCAATGTAGGCCATGGCCTTCCAACAcaagggaaaatatatatatataattttttgggttaaatactaaaatccCTCATAGGGTTTggactctttattttttgccccctagggtttgatttgTATCATATGAGGTACCTGTGATTTTTATAAAGACGAAAATAGTACATCTGTTAAAATtctgtccaaaacttaacgaaaGTCAACACCAATCAAACATCAACACGTGTCATgtaattaatttcttatttaaaaaaataaaaataaaaaaaataaaaaaagaaagaaaaaaattgggggtggcggTGGCCCGGCCTCCCCTTGGTGCGAAGGGGGTCACCAAAACCACCCCAGTGGATACtagggtggctcggccaccccattggaggtggtttcggccacccccttggcacaaagggggtggcttggcctcccacccccaaatggccccccaattttttttttttttttttttgaaaaaaaatatatatatatatatatatatatatatatatatatatacacacacacatcaaAGAAGAACTACAACCAAGATTCCAAGAACAACAAAGAAGGGTTGGACAACCCAACAATAAGCCTTAAAACAAATAGAGTAAACATAAATTAGTAGAGAATGCATCAAATAGATGACACAATCTATAGATTCTTGGCACGAATACCAAAAAAGTGACCGTCATTTAAGGCTGTTAGACAAGGCGTAGGCATTGGCATAACACGCAAATAGAGGCATGACCCTCAAAATACCCTTCAACCTTACGTGAACACGTGTAGGAAATAACAAtagaaacagaaaaatcaaggaaaaaacataaaacccaATAATCAATAATAGCAGAGATGGCGAGGTGAAAGCGTGTGAGGCTGTGACAAGGGTGCAAGAAGTGGCAACCAAGAGTAGAGAAGCCAAAGATGATAGTAGTGGAGCGCGTTGGGAGGAGGTGTTGACTGAGGATGACATATCTAACTCAAAAAAACCAgataaaattttcaaagcaAATCTAAAGGAATGAGATGTCGCGGCCGAGCAAAGGTGGCGACAATGCAAAGGTGGAAGGACTGAGGTTGCGATTTTGAGGGGAAGAGAATCCTTTTGGATGGATAACCAAAGGAAAtgggggtaaaaaaaaaaagggtggtgTGGGTGGGGTGGGGGGAGAGGAAGTAGAAGGGGAAAGGGAGGAGGAGTGAGGCATAGAGATGCTTCCCTCCTCCCACGGCCATCTGGTTTTCATAGAttaagtttttggttttttggagagaaaaagTTGGATTAgctgaatttaattatttaattaatacattaatactttcTCTTAGAGTCTTATATATAGTCTCAAACTATATTTCAATAAGTAAGGTCTAATAttgaatatttgattaaaataaaaataaattatagaacAAAAGTTCAAACTCAAGCTAGATTTATACTCTAATACCTCTTTCCTCTCACGGTCTCACCCATGAACGATAGATCGGGTGAGAAACGAATGGAGAAAACGCCATTCTAAAGTACGTAATTATTTTCTCCTTTGGGACAACAAAAGATTCTTTTGTcgggaaaaaatcaaaatgtggAGATAATTTCTAATTGAAAACAGGAGGCTGAAGTTGATCTTTCACTGTTGAAAGTGCTCCACTTCCGTGAGAGCTTGGGAATGAGAGCCCAATAATTGGAGCATGTCAGTGCGTCATGTCGAGAGAATTCACATGCTTCAAAAAGGGTGGTTCGGCAGCAGAATGTATCAAGAAATTTATacagtaattatatatatataaataaattattagaaATTTACCAAAATTATTCCCTATAATTTGTACGTGCAATTCTCTAAATCCAAGGCATGGATGCATTATCGTGATCAATTGagataatgataattttttttttttgttaagattgTGATAAGTTGGTCGTCAATACATTAATAATTGGAAAATGGTACTTTGTCTTCTCTTAAAATTGCAAAGAGAACAGCTTATTTGTAATTACAATCTTCTCCCAATCACGCAAATGTAGTCTAAACATTTAGAAACACAGAGAATAAAATACGGACTTTCTTGTCTCATATTATAAGTACTATGATGTAAATAGTTACATGGGATTAGTTTCTTATATATCCAAACCCAGCTTCTTTAATGAAGCTgtagtgcatatatatatatatatatatatatatatatatatatatatattcatttacGGAGCCTTTTTAGGCTTAACGTGCTGGGTATAAATGTAATCCAAGTGAGCCTCCACCATCATCCTTCCCTTCAAACATTCTCCGTCATCTCCATGACACTCCTCTAACCCCATCAGCTGTAAATTAACAAATACACCACCCAATTATTAACagggaaaagagagaagagagagatctagagagagagagagagagagagagaggggtatTAGGAATTTTACATTCGAAAATTCTTCTGAGTGATCTGTGAATGAATTAGCAGCATGAGTGATCCCTGTAAACAATTTCCAAAGCTCAAAAATCTCACCAAATGTATACGAATGTACAATTCATAGAGAGGAAAACGAAAGAGATCGAAGAAACTCTAGCCTCTAGCTATAGCTTACCTTGTTTTGGTGATAGGAGACGAGCAGATGCGAGGaaagaacaaagaagaaaaacaaagaaaagaaagatgacTGCTGTATGAAATTTTTGTGGCTTCATTGCTTCACTACTAGTGTTTATC
Above is a genomic segment from Corylus avellana chromosome ca9, CavTom2PMs-1.0 containing:
- the LOC132191372 gene encoding polyadenylation and cleavage factor homolog 4, encoding MVMEMESSRRSFDRSREPGLKKPRLTEELDRGPNPNPIGRPFVRPVVVHPVRFRASDRDSERSDRGGYQPQPPQHQELVTQYQTALAELTFNSKPIITNLTIIAGENLVAAKAIAATVCANILEVPNEQKLPSLYLLDSIVKNIGGDYIKYFAARLHEVFCKAYRQVDPSVHSSMRHLFGTWKGVFPLQALQMIEKELGFTPIINGSSSAATTTAKPDSQSQRPPHSIHVNPKYLERQQRLQQSSKRPIREAPSESVHEKNIGSPYGDYEYGSDLSRNSGSGAGRTGGRIEQGHDKPSYGTGGSVAETISSQKNGFNIKHGFPNYRAPKPAYADAHLKPTQSIANRSGSAMSSSWKNSEEEEFMWDDMNSRLTDQHASNVSNDSSKDHWTTDDSEKLGFEYHLRKPHSLADVGSKVNKEASGNLLYNDQKELTPFGHRMSSSWPLQESHSIDGVIRNSSHSEAYATTLSGSSASVASSLSRMGGRLPMRPSHTGASGLGGVTTAVSGSSGSVGQQRFQSLGAASPSAQSPMRQYPSSPSLTVQPSHHQSQSLTEQDHPQTQSLPRPDLKSSQFLGQLNVGPLNQYTQESSPLEPPIIQLGLLQKLQPRGVRASSPSVPSFQPRHHDLPQTDSAQAQPSGEILKSILPPVSNFVTPSTMGNSASDHSDTLPAESSGQSSTSSLLAAVMKSGILSNNSITASLPNLSVQGMGQVPSQSGIQPPLPSGPPPTQFTSSGPSIVSTTSLSSSHNNSPAPANLSQGKVEPPLPPGPPPSSLAGSASTQTSSAMKDASNPISNLLSSLVAKGLISASKTEPPTPVPTHTPNKSQNKSLGITTTSSVSVSSVPDYSDTPVSITRDEVSFPVPSNESSVALPQSAAVEIENLIGFKFKPDVIREFHPSVISALFDDLPHQCSVCGLRLQLQEHLDRHLEWHALRKPEPIGLISGSRRWYANSSDWVAGKPGLTSGVVSAGVADESSKTMVKSEPMVPADESQCACILCGEVFEDFYSQERGEWMFKGAAYVTIPSRDDEIGTSNDSAAKGPVVHANCMSESSIHDLGLARGIKMEKDV
- the LOC132162097 gene encoding putative phytosulfokines 6, producing MKPQKFHTAVIFLFFVFLLCSFLASARLLSPKQGITHAANSFTDHSEEFSNLMGLEECHGDDGECLKGRMMVEAHLDYIYTQHVKPKKAP